One window of the Pseudomonas knackmussii B13 genome contains the following:
- a CDS encoding alpha-2-macroglobulin family protein — MKLLALAASLALGGLLLGAPQTLRADDEVPASNYTPMSGESFFLLADSSFATDEVAKVRLEAPGRDSRRYRMEGYGGADIRVYRIDQPLDFLKRQKNLHRVLSEGQFKGEGLSNTLAYLWDNWYRKSRRVMQRAFSYESRKQVTDVVPELKMGNAMKAPTPYDAQPQYAPIPGLPMVAQFRYPLWDAKPIEPPKDVKLAGSSSEFITVSPGNVYIPLGKLKPGLYLVEAMVGKYRATTVVFVSNTVAVSKIAGNELLVWSARKHEGTPVPDTQVLWTDGLGVMSSGKTDTDGLIRLQHASPERSFVIGEDKEGGVFVAENFYYDSEIYDTKLYAFTDRPLYRPGDWVSLKILGREFKSARDSAAPQAAPVKLSVIDAAGTTLQTLDLQLDPKAGTQGRFQLPDNAVAGGYELRFDYRGQTYSSAFRVAEYIKPHFEISLDLAKPDFKTGEAVKGNLILLYPDGKPVANAKVQLSLRAQQLSMVDNELQYLGQFPVELKSAELSTDAQGRAAVELPAADKPSRYLLTVFASDGAAYRVKTSKEILIERGAARYSLGAPQRFSAVGDKVEFSYAAEQPTELKPKSFRWVRLEDRTTGDGDAGDGKFSIAFDKPGTYSIELRDAQGQLLGGTGHSVSGEGVKAVPGTVEIILDKPEYQAGEEALALITFPEPVDDALLSLERDKVEATALLSKGADWLKLEKLNATQFRAHIPVKPDFSPNLTFSVLYTKGGDYSFQNAGIKVTVPQVQIAIATDKERYEPGDTVNVDLTTTYAGKPVSSQLAVGVVDEMIYALQPEIAPGIDQFFYHPRRNNVRTSASLAFISYDVALPGSASAPGRTNRSERGVKVLERPRREDVDTAAWEPKLTTDAQGKAHFSFRMPDSLTRWRITARAMDGNGQVGQKKQFIRSEKPLYLKWSGPTRFRAGDKPDLGLFVFNQGEQPVKADLLVRYAGQEQTQTLDLAKGVNYVRLPAQALSDGEWSAELRQDGQVRDSLGVRFALNADGWQVLQAKPLQLAGQNTALQLPADARDIRLRLDDSAAALFRGSLDDLLAYPYGCVEQTASRLLPLSVAYPLLSGGEPRVRDRLRLIMQNSRLRLVQMAGPNAYFTWWGDGADGDAFLTAYAYYADWYASRALEISLPPEHWQRVLELYAKLADQTPLLQRALILGFARDMQLPVETLVGGLLDDLAKAGEGEDAKLPADAEVSLVMAEPDSRLGLAVARVLAAGLAKDAKVVLPDAFAKQLDGARQTLGQSDQPFAQAVQLSLTAPDASRARALLTRLGPQQSTLERALALTWLQRALVQAPAAAPLKLGKDWAEQQGPSGERYWLWQGQGVPAELTLESAPARNVAASLSYRSAEAPASQLPVSISRRLLRLVPGDKAFNFKVEELGDKPISSDELYLDEVTVKTEQANALRYGMLEVPLPPGADVERTTWGIQISGLGGTEATSLERARNEPGELHYGIPVDSLAGELRFRHLVRFSQKGEFALPPVRYVRLYAPSEQALEQQPALAKVKVQ; from the coding sequence ATGAAGCTGCTTGCGTTGGCCGCCAGTCTGGCCCTGGGCGGCCTGCTGCTGGGCGCGCCGCAGACGCTGCGGGCCGATGACGAGGTGCCGGCGAGCAACTACACGCCGATGAGCGGGGAGTCGTTCTTCCTGCTCGCCGACAGCAGCTTCGCCACCGACGAAGTGGCGAAGGTGCGCCTGGAGGCACCGGGCCGCGACTCCCGCCGCTACCGCATGGAGGGCTACGGCGGGGCAGACATCCGCGTCTACCGCATCGACCAGCCGCTGGACTTCCTCAAGCGCCAGAAGAACCTGCACCGCGTGCTGTCCGAAGGGCAGTTCAAGGGCGAGGGCCTGTCCAACACCCTGGCCTACCTGTGGGACAACTGGTACCGCAAGTCGCGGCGGGTGATGCAGCGCGCGTTCTCCTACGAGTCGCGTAAACAGGTCACCGACGTGGTGCCTGAGCTGAAAATGGGCAACGCCATGAAAGCGCCGACGCCCTACGACGCGCAGCCGCAGTACGCGCCCATCCCGGGGCTGCCGATGGTTGCGCAGTTCCGCTATCCGCTGTGGGACGCCAAGCCCATCGAGCCGCCGAAGGACGTCAAGCTGGCCGGCTCTTCCAGCGAGTTCATCACGGTCTCGCCGGGCAACGTCTATATCCCGCTGGGCAAGCTCAAGCCGGGGCTGTACCTGGTCGAGGCTATGGTCGGCAAATATCGCGCGACCACCGTGGTGTTCGTCTCCAACACGGTCGCGGTGAGCAAGATCGCCGGCAACGAACTGTTGGTCTGGTCGGCGCGCAAGCATGAAGGCACGCCGGTGCCGGACACCCAGGTGCTGTGGACCGACGGCCTCGGCGTGATGAGCAGCGGCAAGACCGACACCGACGGCCTGATCCGCCTGCAGCACGCCAGCCCCGAGCGTTCCTTCGTGATTGGCGAGGACAAGGAAGGTGGAGTCTTCGTCGCCGAAAACTTCTATTACGACAGCGAAATCTACGACACCAAGCTCTACGCCTTCACCGACCGCCCGCTGTACCGTCCCGGCGACTGGGTGTCGCTGAAGATCCTCGGCCGCGAGTTCAAGAGCGCCCGCGATTCCGCCGCGCCGCAAGCCGCGCCGGTGAAGCTGAGCGTGATCGACGCCGCCGGCACCACGCTGCAGACCCTCGACCTGCAGCTCGACCCGAAGGCCGGCACCCAGGGCCGCTTCCAGCTGCCGGACAACGCGGTGGCCGGCGGCTACGAGCTGCGCTTCGACTATCGCGGGCAGACCTACAGCAGCGCCTTCCGCGTCGCCGAATACATCAAGCCGCACTTCGAGATTTCCCTCGACCTCGCCAAGCCCGACTTCAAGACCGGCGAAGCTGTGAAGGGCAACCTCATCCTGCTCTACCCGGACGGCAAGCCAGTGGCCAATGCGAAGGTGCAACTGAGCCTGCGCGCGCAGCAACTGTCGATGGTGGACAACGAGCTGCAGTACCTCGGCCAGTTCCCGGTGGAGCTGAAGAGCGCCGAGCTGAGCACCGACGCCCAGGGCCGCGCAGCGGTCGAGTTGCCGGCGGCGGACAAGCCCAGCCGTTACCTGCTGACGGTGTTCGCCAGCGACGGCGCGGCCTACCGGGTGAAGACCAGCAAGGAAATCCTCATCGAGCGCGGTGCCGCCCGCTACAGCCTGGGCGCGCCGCAGCGCTTCAGCGCGGTGGGCGACAAGGTCGAGTTCAGCTATGCCGCCGAACAGCCTACCGAGCTGAAGCCCAAGAGCTTCCGCTGGGTGCGCCTGGAGGACCGCACCACGGGTGACGGCGATGCCGGCGATGGCAAGTTCAGCATCGCCTTCGACAAGCCCGGCACCTACAGCATCGAACTGCGCGACGCCCAGGGCCAACTGCTCGGCGGCACCGGCCACTCGGTAAGCGGGGAGGGCGTGAAGGCGGTGCCGGGGACGGTCGAGATCATCCTCGACAAGCCCGAGTACCAGGCGGGCGAGGAAGCGCTGGCGCTGATCACCTTCCCCGAGCCGGTGGACGACGCGCTGCTCTCGCTGGAACGCGACAAGGTCGAGGCCACCGCGCTGCTGTCCAAGGGCGCCGACTGGCTCAAGCTGGAGAAGCTCAACGCTACCCAGTTCCGCGCGCACATCCCGGTGAAGCCGGACTTCTCGCCGAACCTGACCTTCTCGGTGCTCTACACCAAGGGCGGCGACTACAGCTTCCAGAACGCCGGGATCAAGGTGACGGTGCCGCAGGTGCAGATCGCCATCGCCACCGACAAGGAACGCTACGAGCCGGGCGACACCGTCAACGTCGACCTGACCACCACCTACGCCGGCAAGCCGGTGTCCAGCCAGCTCGCGGTCGGCGTGGTCGACGAGATGATCTACGCCCTGCAGCCGGAAATCGCCCCGGGCATCGACCAGTTCTTCTACCACCCGCGGCGCAACAACGTGCGCACCAGCGCCAGCCTGGCGTTCATCAGCTATGACGTGGCCCTGCCGGGCAGCGCCAGCGCGCCGGGCCGCACTAATCGCAGCGAGCGTGGAGTGAAGGTGCTGGAACGTCCGCGCCGCGAGGATGTCGACACCGCCGCCTGGGAACCGAAGCTCACCACCGACGCCCAGGGCAAGGCGCACTTCAGCTTCCGCATGCCCGACTCGCTGACCCGCTGGCGCATCACCGCGCGGGCCATGGATGGCAACGGCCAGGTCGGACAGAAGAAGCAGTTCATCCGCTCGGAGAAACCGCTGTACCTGAAATGGAGCGGCCCGACGCGCTTCCGCGCCGGCGACAAGCCGGACCTCGGCCTGTTCGTCTTCAACCAGGGCGAGCAGCCGGTGAAGGCCGACCTGCTGGTGCGTTACGCCGGTCAGGAGCAGACCCAGACACTCGACCTGGCCAAGGGCGTCAACTACGTGCGCCTGCCGGCCCAGGCCCTGAGCGATGGCGAGTGGAGCGCCGAGTTGCGCCAGGACGGCCAGGTCCGCGACAGCCTGGGCGTGCGCTTCGCCTTGAACGCCGATGGTTGGCAGGTGCTGCAGGCCAAGCCCCTGCAACTGGCCGGGCAGAACACCGCGCTGCAGTTGCCGGCCGACGCCCGCGATATCCGCCTGCGCCTCGATGACAGCGCCGCTGCGTTGTTCCGCGGCAGCCTCGACGACCTGCTGGCCTATCCCTACGGCTGCGTCGAGCAGACCGCTAGCCGCCTGTTGCCGCTGAGCGTGGCCTATCCGCTGCTGTCCGGCGGCGAGCCGCGCGTGCGCGACCGCCTGCGCCTGATCATGCAGAACAGCCGCCTGCGCCTGGTGCAGATGGCCGGCCCCAACGCCTACTTCACCTGGTGGGGCGATGGCGCGGACGGCGACGCCTTCCTCACCGCCTATGCCTACTACGCCGACTGGTACGCCAGCCGCGCGCTGGAGATCAGCCTGCCGCCGGAGCACTGGCAGCGCGTGCTCGAGCTCTACGCCAAGCTGGCCGATCAGACTCCGTTGTTGCAGCGCGCGCTGATCCTCGGTTTCGCCCGCGACATGCAACTGCCGGTGGAGACGCTGGTCGGCGGCCTGCTCGACGACCTGGCCAAGGCCGGCGAGGGCGAGGACGCGAAATTGCCGGCCGACGCCGAAGTCAGCCTGGTGATGGCTGAACCGGATTCGCGCCTCGGCCTGGCCGTTGCGCGCGTACTGGCTGCAGGCCTGGCGAAGGACGCCAAGGTTGTGCTGCCGGATGCCTTCGCCAAGCAGCTGGATGGCGCACGGCAAACCCTCGGCCAGAGCGATCAGCCCTTCGCCCAGGCGGTTCAGCTTTCGCTCACCGCGCCCGATGCGAGCCGCGCCCGCGCGTTGCTGACGCGCCTTGGGCCGCAACAGTCCACCCTCGAACGCGCCCTGGCACTGACCTGGCTGCAACGGGCCCTGGTCCAGGCTCCGGCCGCTGCGCCACTCAAGCTGGGCAAGGACTGGGCCGAGCAGCAAGGCCCCAGCGGCGAGCGTTATTGGCTGTGGCAGGGCCAGGGCGTGCCTGCCGAATTGACCCTGGAATCCGCACCGGCGCGCAATGTCGCCGCCTCGCTCAGCTACCGCAGCGCCGAGGCGCCGGCCAGCCAGCTGCCGGTCAGCATCAGCCGCCGCCTGTTGCGCCTGGTGCCGGGCGACAAAGCGTTCAACTTCAAGGTCGAGGAACTGGGCGACAAGCCGATCTCCAGCGACGAGTTGTACCTCGACGAAGTGACGGTGAAGACCGAGCAGGCCAACGCGCTGCGCTACGGCATGTTGGAAGTGCCGCTGCCGCCGGGCGCCGACGTCGAGCGCACCACCTGGGGCATCCAGATCAGTGGCCTGGGCGGTACCGAGGCGACCAGCCTGGAGCGCGCGCGCAACGAGCCGGGCGAGCTGCACTACGGCATTCCGGTGGATAGCCTCGCCGGCGAGCTGCGCTTCCGCCACCTGGTGCGCTTCTCGCAGAAGGGCGAGTTCGCCCTGCCGCCGGTCCGCTACGTGCGCCTCTACGCGCCGTCCGAGCAGGCCCTGGAGCAACAGCCGGCGCTGGCCAAGGTGAAGGTGCAGTGA
- a CDS encoding DUF1175 family protein produces the protein MAAAAVARAVKPRALLLALGLWAAQAAQASTATLDPEQSQVFRAWFVRIAEEQLRQGPTPRWHQQDCAGLVRFAANEALKPHDAKWLRANGLDNRYLPPEPALSDEQRALAQRWQQGGGQVGPYVNAIKLIQFNSTFVGRDLNQARPGDLIFFDQGDDQHLMIWMGRYIAYHTGSSTPTDNGMRSVSLQQLMTWKDTRWIPDPANPNFVGVYRLSFLAR, from the coding sequence ATGGCTGCCGCTGCAGTGGCGCGCGCTGTGAAGCCACGCGCATTACTGCTCGCCTTGGGACTGTGGGCCGCGCAAGCAGCCCAGGCCTCCACGGCGACGCTCGATCCCGAACAATCGCAGGTGTTCCGCGCCTGGTTCGTGCGTATCGCCGAGGAGCAGCTGCGCCAGGGGCCGACGCCGCGCTGGCACCAGCAGGACTGCGCCGGCCTGGTGCGTTTCGCCGCCAACGAGGCGCTCAAGCCGCATGACGCCAAGTGGCTGCGCGCCAACGGCCTGGACAACCGCTACCTCCCCCCGGAGCCGGCGCTGAGCGACGAACAGCGCGCCCTGGCGCAGCGCTGGCAGCAGGGCGGCGGGCAGGTCGGCCCCTACGTCAACGCGATCAAGCTGATCCAGTTCAACAGCACCTTCGTCGGCCGCGACCTCAACCAGGCGCGGCCCGGCGACCTGATTTTCTTCGACCAGGGTGACGACCAGCACCTGATGATCTGGATGGGCCGCTACATCGCCTACCACACCGGCAGCAGCACCCCCACCGACAACGGCATGCGCTCGGTCAGCCTGCAACAACTCATGACTTGGAAGGACACCCGATGGATACCCGATCCCGCCAATCCCAACTTCGTCGGCGTGTACCGCTTGTCCTTCCTCGCCCGATGA
- a CDS encoding DUF2138 domain-containing protein: protein MSDNTPSSPTTPQANAAPGVPRWPLILFGLVVVMLILGGLLLRYVILAPQPGVVQPLQPPLANARERDLLHPDALIESVSLSRLPGELLQVPLLRDTLTEDFVFYYENNADRLGLAGSLRRIVYEHDLTLQDSLIEELLDQPAQVALWRGADGRLSDFLVVMKRGGLAKLLEPLAHIATDDSQLRKVGDLKVGSSSTGLYRLRYNAQKFMLFASRGDYLVLLSNPHMLFTQAKDDDLGEPDKMFASQLATLLAGDDVLPGAFGLGPRGELSQRVSLGAGALAMGYQKFIPAFAGVRFDKDAKGWSSYLALNPVEGQPDLDFSSVWKAMPMGASACVALPVTPGLYDKLLVRLGADRKMAEAFSGHLSGAAGLCWYADSRLYTPLLVATFSAPPSPELDADLGKLFGSLVGAYEANAEGGSFPVEEENSGDTRKWLRQVSSRFGQYPANQAENPDAVGGGAFFRVGMARQGSTLLFSLDDRLLDKGMGTLAKRFPPLADVLPKDALVPAYLAPQSLSALLQQETLDSLPQDMEPVFRNAADSLLLPRLKTFAGFGGYALGLPVGSRAEHPWQWLPLQWRAL from the coding sequence ATGAGCGACAACACCCCCTCCAGCCCTACCACCCCCCAAGCCAACGCCGCGCCTGGCGTACCGCGCTGGCCGCTGATCCTCTTCGGCCTGGTGGTGGTCATGCTGATCCTCGGCGGCCTGCTGCTGCGCTACGTCATCCTGGCGCCGCAGCCGGGCGTGGTACAGCCGCTGCAGCCGCCGCTGGCCAATGCCCGCGAGCGCGACCTGTTGCACCCGGACGCCCTGATCGAGAGCGTTTCCCTCAGTCGCCTGCCCGGCGAACTGCTGCAGGTGCCGCTGTTGCGCGACACCCTGACCGAGGACTTCGTCTTCTACTACGAGAACAACGCCGACCGCCTGGGGCTGGCCGGCAGCCTGCGGCGCATCGTCTACGAGCACGACCTGACGCTGCAGGACAGCCTGATCGAGGAACTGCTCGACCAGCCCGCCCAGGTAGCCCTGTGGCGCGGCGCCGATGGCCGCCTGAGCGACTTCCTGGTGGTGATGAAGCGCGGCGGCCTGGCCAAGCTGCTGGAGCCGCTGGCGCACATCGCCACCGACGACAGCCAGTTGCGCAAGGTCGGCGATCTCAAGGTCGGCAGTAGCAGCACCGGGCTCTATCGCCTGCGCTACAACGCGCAGAAATTCATGCTCTTCGCTTCCCGTGGCGACTACCTGGTGCTGTTGTCGAACCCGCACATGCTCTTCACCCAGGCCAAGGACGACGACCTCGGCGAGCCTGACAAGATGTTCGCCAGCCAACTGGCCACCCTGCTGGCGGGCGACGACGTCCTGCCGGGCGCCTTCGGCCTCGGCCCGCGCGGCGAGCTGAGCCAGCGTGTCAGCCTGGGGGCGGGTGCCCTGGCCATGGGCTACCAGAAATTCATCCCGGCGTTCGCCGGCGTGCGTTTCGACAAGGACGCCAAGGGCTGGAGCAGCTACCTCGCGCTGAACCCCGTCGAAGGCCAGCCGGACCTCGACTTCAGCTCCGTGTGGAAGGCCATGCCGATGGGCGCCAGCGCCTGCGTGGCGCTGCCGGTCACGCCGGGCCTGTACGACAAGCTGCTGGTGCGCCTGGGTGCCGATCGGAAGATGGCCGAAGCCTTCTCCGGGCACCTCTCCGGCGCCGCCGGGTTGTGCTGGTACGCCGATTCGCGGCTGTACACGCCGCTGCTGGTGGCGACCTTCAGCGCGCCGCCAAGTCCTGAGCTCGACGCCGACCTCGGCAAGCTGTTCGGCAGCCTGGTCGGCGCCTACGAGGCCAATGCCGAGGGCGGTAGTTTCCCGGTCGAGGAAGAGAACAGCGGCGACACCCGCAAGTGGCTGCGCCAGGTCAGTTCGCGCTTCGGCCAGTACCCGGCCAACCAGGCGGAGAACCCGGACGCCGTCGGTGGCGGCGCCTTCTTCCGCGTCGGTATGGCGCGGCAGGGCAGCACTTTGCTGTTCTCCCTCGACGACCGCCTGCTGGACAAGGGCATGGGCACCCTCGCCAAGCGCTTCCCGCCGCTGGCCGACGTGCTGCCCAAGGACGCGCTGGTGCCGGCCTACCTGGCGCCGCAGTCGCTGTCCGCGCTGCTGCAGCAGGAAACCCTCGACAGCCTGCCGCAGGACATGGAGCCGGTGTTCCGCAACGCCGCCGACAGCCTGCTCCTGCCGCGCCTGAAGACCTTCGCCGGTTTCGGCGGCTATGCCCTCGGCCTGCCGGTCGGCAGCCGCGCCGAACACCCCTGGCAATGGCTGCCGCTGCAGTGGCGCGCGCTGTGA